In the genome of Bremerella sp. JC817, one region contains:
- a CDS encoding pitrilysin family protein has product MEFRQATLDNGLEIVAEVNPNAYSLATAFFVKTGSRDESDEVAGVSHFLEHMVFKGTARRSAEDVNRELDELGAQSNAFTSEEQTVYYAVVLPELQNQIVDLLADIMRPTLRQEDFDTEKKVILEEIMKYDDQPPYGGHEKSMAAWFGSHPLGNSVLGTQESVGALSQQQMMSYFEQRYSPTNMTLVATGNVDFDALIEQANQLCGDWKRYDVSRNTVRPVGQSNFQFVTKETSIQQYIIQLAESPGSEDPNRYAARLLATIMGDDVGSRFFWELVDPGLAEFAAMESYEFQGCGVMMNYVCCAPQDAQRVLDVVQHEVEKLMTGGVTQKELDQAKNKVCSHVVLRSERPSSRLFSVGSSWTQRKSLKTVKETVEAYQNVQLDDIGQLLEMYDLRKTSTTAVGPLSSLQLP; this is encoded by the coding sequence GTGGAATTTCGTCAAGCGACGCTTGATAACGGCTTGGAGATTGTCGCCGAAGTCAATCCGAATGCCTATTCGCTGGCCACGGCGTTTTTCGTGAAGACCGGTTCGCGCGATGAATCGGACGAAGTCGCTGGCGTGAGCCACTTCCTCGAACACATGGTGTTCAAAGGAACCGCGCGTCGATCGGCGGAAGACGTCAACCGCGAACTCGACGAGTTGGGCGCTCAATCGAACGCGTTCACTAGCGAAGAGCAAACGGTCTATTACGCCGTCGTCCTTCCCGAATTGCAAAACCAGATCGTCGATTTGCTGGCCGACATCATGCGGCCCACTCTGCGGCAAGAGGATTTCGACACCGAGAAGAAGGTGATCCTCGAAGAGATCATGAAGTACGACGATCAACCGCCCTACGGTGGTCATGAAAAGAGCATGGCTGCCTGGTTTGGTTCGCATCCACTCGGCAACAGCGTGCTCGGAACGCAAGAGTCGGTCGGCGCGCTCAGCCAGCAGCAGATGATGTCGTACTTCGAGCAGCGTTACAGCCCAACCAACATGACGCTGGTCGCTACCGGAAACGTCGACTTCGATGCCCTGATCGAACAAGCCAATCAGCTTTGCGGCGACTGGAAGAGGTACGACGTCAGCCGGAACACGGTCCGACCTGTCGGTCAGTCGAACTTCCAGTTCGTCACCAAAGAGACCTCGATCCAGCAGTACATTATCCAGTTGGCCGAATCGCCTGGCTCGGAAGATCCCAATCGCTACGCGGCTCGTCTGCTGGCGACGATCATGGGAGATGACGTCGGCAGCCGATTCTTCTGGGAACTGGTCGACCCAGGCCTGGCTGAATTCGCCGCGATGGAATCGTACGAGTTCCAGGGCTGTGGCGTGATGATGAACTACGTCTGCTGTGCTCCTCAGGATGCGCAGCGGGTTCTCGACGTCGTGCAGCATGAAGTTGAAAAGCTGATGACCGGTGGCGTCACTCAGAAAGAACTCGATCAGGCCAAGAACAAGGTCTGTTCGCACGTGGTTCTCCGGAGCGAACGGCCATCCAGCCGGTTGTTTTCCGTTGGCTCCAGCTGGACCCAGCGGAAGAGCCTGAAAACGGTCAAAGAGACCGTCGAGGCTTATCAGAACGTGCAGCTGGACGACATCGGTCAGTTGCTCGAAATGTACGACCTGCGAAAGACATCGACGACCGCTGTCGGTCCACTTTCGTCGCTACAGCTTCCCTAG
- a CDS encoding carcinine hydrolase/isopenicillin-N N-acyltransferase family protein, with the protein MKPQFLRKAYPSMWLLFAVALLAADAKACTTAVISGKVTADGRPLLWKNRDTSTGLHNEVAVITGGKYKAVAVVNAGQRSTVWMGVNEAGFCIENSLSRDLAIKEDTSGPGNGSLMRMALQTCATVDDFRRLLEETNVSGRSTIANFGVIDAHGGAVLFETGPKTYKLFNANDPVVTPDGYVVRSNFSTTAQQLEANPTRKELDKIYSAERYLRARDILDLCASDKIDLQEVVRQCCRDMSDDSGKAYAGTINGPTGEMPESIATTSTISRTTTVSAVVFHGVKPGESPKLTTMWTMLGDPKFSIAVPVFPIGHVADPLEDEKGGEIGEIAISLRDWRLTPDRDGVFTSGLAGMWRDMWSTEDHLISVTLEAKERWAKEGIKVADVKVLQTKAAEHAMKAMQQELIDEKNAALQLTAPAPPEFGTPLATSATN; encoded by the coding sequence ATGAAGCCCCAATTTCTGCGAAAAGCCTACCCCTCGATGTGGCTTCTATTCGCGGTGGCTTTGCTCGCCGCCGATGCGAAGGCCTGCACGACCGCAGTGATCAGCGGCAAGGTGACTGCCGACGGTCGACCTCTGCTATGGAAGAATCGCGACACGAGCACTGGTCTTCATAATGAAGTCGCAGTGATCACCGGTGGCAAGTACAAAGCGGTCGCCGTGGTGAACGCCGGACAACGATCGACCGTTTGGATGGGTGTCAACGAAGCAGGCTTCTGCATCGAGAACTCGCTCAGCCGCGACCTCGCCATCAAAGAAGACACCTCTGGCCCAGGCAACGGCTCGCTGATGCGAATGGCCCTGCAAACGTGTGCCACCGTCGATGACTTCCGACGCTTGTTGGAAGAGACCAACGTCTCGGGACGATCCACAATTGCGAACTTCGGCGTGATCGATGCCCATGGCGGTGCCGTTCTCTTCGAGACTGGTCCAAAGACGTACAAGTTGTTCAATGCGAACGATCCCGTGGTGACTCCGGATGGCTATGTTGTCCGATCGAATTTCTCGACCACTGCTCAGCAATTGGAAGCGAATCCGACTCGGAAAGAACTCGACAAGATCTACTCAGCCGAGCGTTACCTGAGGGCTCGCGACATCCTGGATTTGTGTGCATCCGACAAGATCGATCTGCAAGAAGTGGTTCGCCAATGCTGTCGTGATATGAGTGACGATTCAGGCAAAGCGTATGCAGGCACCATCAATGGTCCCACTGGCGAAATGCCGGAATCGATCGCCACAACAAGTACTATCAGTCGCACGACCACCGTTTCGGCTGTGGTATTTCACGGAGTCAAGCCGGGCGAAAGTCCCAAGCTGACGACCATGTGGACCATGCTGGGTGACCCGAAGTTTTCGATCGCCGTTCCTGTCTTCCCAATTGGTCACGTCGCCGATCCATTGGAAGACGAAAAGGGTGGCGAAATCGGCGAGATCGCGATTTCACTTCGCGACTGGCGTTTGACGCCTGATCGAGATGGTGTCTTCACGAGTGGCCTGGCTGGCATGTGGAGAGACATGTGGAGCACCGAAGACCATCTGATTTCGGTCACGCTCGAAGCAAAAGAACGTTGGGCCAAAGAAGGGATCAAAGTGGCCGATGTGAAAGTGCTGCAAACCAAAGCAGCCGAGCATGCCATGAAGGCGATGCAGCAGGAACTGATCGACGAGAAGAACGCAGCCTTGCAGCTCACCGCGCCTGCTCCTCCAGAATTCGGCACGCCACTAGCAACTTCGGCGACAAACTAA
- a CDS encoding 6-carboxytetrahydropterin synthase, with product MIIRKEYKFYAAHRNEELQDKCRNLHGHRYGIVCHFEVQRTGSYSTLFSDFDDKIGPFLKEHYDHGMLINVHDPLYATLKQHMEVHGEEFKLREFQGPTSVENLAYQLFTDITEMGFELVRLDVQETDTSVITYDREDWARDQKAQVFSSVPTADTAH from the coding sequence ATGATTATTCGCAAAGAGTACAAGTTTTACGCCGCTCACCGGAATGAAGAGCTGCAGGACAAATGCCGTAACCTGCACGGGCATCGCTACGGAATTGTCTGCCATTTCGAGGTGCAGCGGACTGGTTCGTACTCGACGCTGTTCTCGGACTTCGACGACAAGATCGGCCCGTTTCTCAAAGAGCACTACGACCACGGGATGCTGATCAACGTCCACGATCCGCTGTATGCCACCCTGAAGCAGCATATGGAAGTTCACGGCGAGGAGTTCAAACTGCGTGAATTCCAAGGGCCAACCTCGGTCGAGAACCTGGCTTACCAGCTGTTTACGGATATCACCGAGATGGGTTTTGAACTGGTCCGGCTGGATGTCCAGGAAACCGATACCTCGGTGATTACCTACGATCGCGAAGATTGGGCCCGGGATCAAAAAGCCCAGGTATTTTCGAGCGTTCCGACCGCTGATACCGCCCACTAG
- a CDS encoding BPL-N domain-containing protein, giving the protein MKALQPLTPTRSFVQRLVGGLLLTLLAALPALAETNSGGASPSLVRVAIYDHSGGSATGPKNLQAFLVPKNGFESKVVTPQQIRDGILDDFDVLIMPGGSGSAQSKNLEDKGREIVRQYVDNGGGYVGICAGSYLASSHYSWSLGLINAKVWDRSHWDRGTGTVSLELSPTGSELLKADKESLPCYYGQGPLLVPNDDPSLPGYEVLATYGSEIAEKGAPEGAMTGTHAIVRSMFGAGRVICYSPHPEKTGGPNSIMAEGVRWAGSGKAK; this is encoded by the coding sequence ATGAAGGCTTTACAACCTCTCACTCCAACTCGTTCGTTCGTCCAACGCCTTGTCGGCGGTCTCCTGCTGACGCTGCTTGCCGCATTGCCGGCATTGGCCGAGACCAACTCCGGCGGTGCCTCCCCTTCCCTGGTTCGTGTTGCGATCTACGATCATAGTGGCGGGTCGGCTACGGGGCCGAAGAACTTGCAGGCGTTCCTCGTTCCCAAGAATGGTTTTGAATCGAAGGTCGTCACGCCGCAGCAGATTCGCGATGGCATACTGGATGATTTCGACGTGCTCATCATGCCGGGCGGATCGGGCAGCGCACAGTCAAAGAACCTGGAAGACAAAGGACGCGAGATCGTTCGCCAGTATGTCGACAACGGCGGCGGTTACGTCGGCATTTGTGCTGGCTCTTACCTCGCTTCTTCCCACTACAGTTGGTCACTCGGTCTAATCAACGCCAAGGTTTGGGACCGTTCGCACTGGGATCGAGGGACTGGCACCGTTTCGCTGGAACTATCGCCGACCGGAAGCGAATTACTGAAGGCGGACAAGGAGTCGCTGCCATGCTATTACGGCCAAGGGCCTTTGCTGGTGCCGAATGACGACCCATCGCTGCCAGGCTACGAAGTGCTGGCCACGTACGGTTCGGAGATCGCGGAGAAAGGTGCTCCTGAAGGAGCTATGACCGGAACGCACGCGATTGTCCGGTCGATGTTTGGTGCTGGCCGAGTGATCTGCTACAGCCCTCACCCCGAAAAGACCGGTGGTCCCAACTCGATCATGGCCGAAGGGGTTCGCTGGGCAGGCAGCGGCAAAGCCAAATAG
- a CDS encoding GNAT family N-acetyltransferase, whose protein sequence is MEISLQDLPEEPPLPVGYRLVPWSAEILKRHAEVKFQSFRFEVDANVFPCLGDAEGCFRLMREISMRDGFLPAATWMVEFDDPQMGDWRPVATIQGVRDREGNGSIQNLGVIPGFRGMGIGAVLLLRALHGFRDHEMPKASLEVTSQNLGAIRLYQRLGFRIASTVYKAVEMGAVQTTTQA, encoded by the coding sequence ATGGAGATCTCACTGCAAGATCTCCCCGAAGAACCGCCGTTACCGGTCGGATATCGGCTGGTGCCATGGTCGGCCGAGATTCTCAAGCGGCACGCAGAGGTGAAGTTCCAGAGCTTTCGATTCGAGGTCGATGCCAACGTCTTTCCCTGTCTGGGGGATGCGGAAGGCTGCTTCCGCCTGATGCGCGAGATTTCGATGCGGGATGGCTTTCTGCCAGCGGCAACCTGGATGGTAGAGTTTGACGATCCGCAAATGGGTGACTGGCGACCCGTCGCCACCATTCAAGGTGTCCGAGATCGTGAAGGAAATGGTTCGATTCAGAATCTGGGGGTGATCCCTGGATTTCGTGGGATGGGAATCGGTGCGGTGCTGCTACTACGTGCACTCCACGGTTTCCGCGACCACGAGATGCCCAAGGCTTCCCTGGAAGTCACTTCGCAGAACCTGGGTGCAATTCGGCTCTATCAGCGGCTTGGTTTTCGGATCGCCTCCACTGTCTATAAAGCGGTGGAAATGGGCGCCGTCCAAACCACCACCCAGGCCTAA
- a CDS encoding XylR family transcriptional regulator has product MIQRIPAYPDRLRIALLILNESHWSRSILDGIARFALEHGNWDFWMHPRGIGAPPALPDDWRGHGVISRISNESLRQSIAQHQLPTINVSWHGVHSRRFPKVIADPSGGGKIAGEFFVQRGFENIGYIGPPLCYSYQDQVLPEVVKAAEDAGCRTYQFAPDPAAPQPDFDFQRPRLVEWVRSLPKPVGIVAWNTIQAREIILTCGAEGINVPNDVAILAVEDDPLVSKLSPIPISYIEQRVEQVGYEAAKELQRIIGGGDPSDEPILIAPEGIVEKASTNTVFASDALVRQAVQFIQRNSDIAITVSDLTRHLDVSRRSLEERFRKVLKRSPAEEIRMTRLNVLKAHLRQTGQTLAEISQQAGFSCENAMLRFFKRMTGMTPGEFRRNHPQDLLDNAS; this is encoded by the coding sequence ATGATCCAGCGCATTCCGGCTTATCCCGACCGACTCCGCATTGCTCTATTGATTCTCAACGAGAGTCACTGGAGTCGATCCATTCTCGATGGCATTGCTCGCTTTGCCTTGGAGCATGGAAACTGGGATTTTTGGATGCATCCCCGTGGCATCGGGGCTCCCCCAGCGCTGCCAGATGACTGGCGAGGTCATGGAGTCATTTCGCGAATCTCGAATGAATCGCTTCGCCAATCGATCGCTCAGCATCAGTTGCCGACGATCAATGTTTCGTGGCATGGCGTGCACAGCCGTCGCTTTCCAAAAGTGATTGCAGATCCTTCCGGCGGTGGAAAGATCGCGGGCGAGTTCTTCGTGCAGCGTGGCTTCGAGAACATTGGCTATATCGGTCCACCTCTGTGCTACAGCTATCAGGATCAGGTCTTGCCGGAAGTGGTCAAAGCGGCGGAAGACGCTGGCTGCCGAACCTATCAGTTCGCGCCCGATCCAGCTGCACCTCAGCCTGACTTCGACTTCCAGCGGCCACGCCTGGTCGAATGGGTCCGTTCGCTGCCGAAGCCCGTTGGCATCGTGGCATGGAATACGATCCAGGCCCGCGAGATCATTCTGACCTGCGGTGCCGAGGGAATTAACGTTCCAAACGACGTCGCAATTCTCGCGGTGGAAGACGATCCACTCGTTTCCAAGCTTTCGCCAATTCCGATTTCGTACATCGAACAACGCGTCGAACAGGTCGGCTACGAAGCGGCCAAAGAACTGCAGCGCATCATCGGCGGAGGCGATCCCAGCGACGAGCCGATATTGATCGCACCGGAAGGGATCGTTGAAAAGGCCTCAACCAATACCGTCTTCGCCAGCGACGCCCTCGTTCGTCAGGCGGTTCAATTCATTCAACGCAACAGTGACATTGCGATTACCGTTTCCGATCTGACACGGCATCTCGATGTTTCACGTCGTTCGCTCGAAGAACGCTTCCGTAAAGTGCTTAAGCGATCGCCTGCGGAAGAGATTCGGATGACCCGGTTGAATGTGTTGAAAGCTCATCTTCGACAGACCGGACAAACCTTAGCCGAAATCAGCCAACAGGCTGGTTTCAGTTGCGAAAACGCGATGTTGCGGTTCTTTAAACGGATGACCGGGATGACCCCGGGCGAGTTCCGCCGTAACCATCCGCAAGACCTGCTGGATAACGCTAGTTAG
- a CDS encoding DUF1559 domain-containing protein produces the protein MGKRQLASKAKRAGFTLVELLVVIAIIGILIALLLPAVQQAREAARRSQCQNNLKQMGLAMHNYHDTYGCFPAGFYRRSYSYSTFSGPGWGWGAMILPQIEQNNRYEALNVMNQFASDDPAILEYSQGLISTYRCPSTPGGDVNPEFKNSDSEPSHGLSTYKGVFGDLNTQYNYPDDDCGYYSGSCINGGNGMFSPNSATKFRDVTDGTTNTVMIGEVPFGQNGTRNSSDDLIKYLGAVWIGVTTGGASSNVATHQTLRGVTSSGAQSAEYKINGTNQYGFGSHHPGGAQFVLSDASVRFFTENMDGVSVNRIASKDDGQVIGEL, from the coding sequence ATGGGTAAACGACAACTCGCCTCGAAGGCGAAACGAGCCGGTTTCACGTTAGTCGAACTGCTGGTGGTGATCGCCATCATCGGCATCTTGATCGCGCTGCTTTTGCCAGCCGTGCAGCAGGCACGCGAAGCAGCACGTCGATCGCAGTGTCAGAACAACCTCAAGCAGATGGGGTTGGCGATGCACAACTATCACGACACCTACGGTTGTTTTCCGGCGGGCTTCTACCGTCGAAGTTACAGCTACTCGACGTTCTCGGGGCCGGGCTGGGGATGGGGGGCGATGATTCTGCCACAGATCGAGCAGAACAATCGCTACGAGGCACTGAACGTTATGAATCAGTTCGCGTCTGACGACCCTGCGATTCTGGAATACTCGCAGGGACTGATCTCGACCTATCGTTGCCCCAGCACACCTGGCGGCGACGTGAACCCAGAGTTCAAGAATTCCGACTCGGAACCATCGCACGGACTGTCGACGTATAAAGGTGTCTTCGGCGACTTGAACACGCAGTACAACTATCCTGATGATGACTGTGGCTACTACTCCGGAAGCTGCATCAACGGCGGCAACGGGATGTTCTCGCCGAATAGTGCCACCAAGTTCCGGGACGTCACCGACGGCACGACCAACACCGTCATGATCGGTGAAGTGCCATTCGGTCAGAATGGGACCCGTAACTCATCAGACGACTTGATCAAGTACTTGGGCGCCGTCTGGATTGGCGTCACAACCGGCGGTGCTTCCAGCAATGTCGCGACGCACCAGACATTGCGTGGTGTCACAAGCAGCGGAGCACAGAGCGCCGAATACAAGATCAATGGTACGAATCAGTACGGTTTCGGCTCGCACCATCCTGGCGGTGCTCAGTTCGTCCTGAGCGACGCCAGCGTTCGCTTCTTCACCGAAAACATGGATGGCGTGTCGGTCAATCGAATCGCCTCGAAAGACGACGGCCAGGTCATCGGCGAACTCTAA
- a CDS encoding carboxypeptidase-like regulatory domain-containing protein, translating to MLIVGSLTGCSETPSYDMRPAKGVVQLDGNPIENANVVFHSETGPRAFGTTNANGEFELNTGDQGAGVATGDFLVKIVSTSDTKTSSGKAVSISPLYAENGVAVVTVSEGAENHFEFNLKSKPKRGDYLDDNSLAEP from the coding sequence ATGCTGATCGTGGGTAGTCTCACTGGCTGCTCTGAAACACCTTCGTACGACATGCGACCTGCGAAAGGGGTCGTGCAACTCGATGGCAATCCGATCGAGAACGCGAATGTTGTTTTTCACTCGGAAACCGGCCCGCGAGCTTTCGGTACCACCAATGCCAACGGCGAGTTCGAGTTGAATACTGGAGACCAAGGTGCCGGTGTTGCGACTGGTGACTTCCTGGTGAAGATTGTCTCGACCAGTGACACCAAGACTTCCTCCGGCAAGGCGGTAAGCATCTCGCCACTGTACGCTGAGAACGGCGTGGCCGTCGTGACAGTGAGCGAAGGGGCGGAAAACCATTTCGAGTTCAATCTGAAAAGCAAGCCGAAGCGTGGCGACTACCTCGACGATAACTCACTAGCTGAACCGTAG
- a CDS encoding pitrilysin family protein produces MPWLQSAAFSIAIPAGVQREEESNRGVANLLCDWMQRGCGQFDSRQFVEALDNLGVARGGGVSSSHLNFSGALLAGNLRPTLGLYADLILRPHFLADEFEDAKQVCFQELRALEDDLHQQAMLSLRRQMYADPWGWHPTGTLASVESLTESGAKSYFDTWIRPNETIISVAGNFDWNQLRDEIAALFGNWKSSPGQKNFLGSKLPEYVHIPFESSQTHVGLGFEGIPVSSPDFYQARAAIGIMSDGMSSRLFSEVREKRGLCYTVYASCNSLKTQGAVLAYAGTSTERAQETLDVMIEQFNDLPKGVRQDELTRLKARFKSGIVMQQESSSSRASSLAADWYHLGRIRKMDELEAIVDGITVETINAYVAANPPKNYRVTTIGAKRLEVPSGISSSDA; encoded by the coding sequence ATGCCCTGGCTGCAATCGGCAGCATTTTCGATTGCTATTCCGGCAGGCGTACAGCGAGAAGAAGAGTCAAATCGAGGCGTTGCCAATCTGCTGTGCGACTGGATGCAGCGCGGCTGCGGACAATTTGATAGCCGGCAGTTCGTCGAAGCGCTCGATAACCTGGGCGTTGCTCGCGGCGGCGGCGTTTCCAGCAGTCACTTGAACTTCAGTGGGGCCCTTCTCGCTGGCAATTTGAGGCCAACGCTGGGTCTCTATGCCGACTTAATCTTGCGGCCTCATTTTCTGGCGGACGAATTTGAAGACGCCAAACAGGTGTGCTTCCAAGAGCTGCGAGCCTTGGAAGATGACCTGCACCAACAAGCAATGCTCAGCTTGCGTCGGCAGATGTATGCCGACCCTTGGGGTTGGCACCCGACCGGAACGTTGGCCTCGGTCGAGTCGCTGACAGAATCAGGCGCGAAGTCCTACTTCGATACCTGGATCCGCCCAAACGAGACCATCATTTCCGTCGCCGGTAACTTCGACTGGAACCAGCTTCGCGACGAGATCGCCGCCCTGTTTGGCAACTGGAAGTCGAGCCCTGGCCAGAAGAACTTCTTGGGGTCGAAGCTCCCTGAATATGTCCATATTCCGTTTGAATCGAGCCAGACGCATGTCGGCCTGGGCTTTGAAGGGATTCCCGTTTCGAGCCCGGACTTTTACCAGGCACGTGCCGCGATTGGCATCATGAGCGACGGGATGAGCTCGCGGTTGTTCAGCGAAGTTCGCGAGAAGCGTGGGCTGTGCTATACGGTTTATGCCTCATGCAATTCACTCAAGACGCAAGGTGCCGTTCTGGCGTACGCCGGGACCAGCACCGAACGGGCTCAAGAGACGCTCGACGTGATGATCGAGCAATTCAACGATCTGCCGAAGGGCGTTCGTCAGGATGAACTGACGCGACTGAAGGCACGATTCAAGAGCGGGATCGTCATGCAGCAGGAATCGAGTTCCTCGCGGGCATCGTCGCTGGCGGCCGATTGGTACCATCTCGGACGAATCCGCAAGATGGACGAATTGGAAGCGATCGTCGACGGCATTACGGTCGAAACGATCAATGCCTATGTCGCGGCAAACCCGCCGAAGAATTATCGGGTAACGACCATCGGTGCAAAGAGATTGGAGGTTCCGAGTGGAATTTCGTCAAGCGACGCTTGA
- the ndk gene encoding nucleoside-diphosphate kinase, translating into MQRTLVLLKPDCVERRLIGRIIGRFEDKGLNIVAMKLIRITPDLAKQHYAEHVSKPFYPGLEAFITAAPVVAMVLEGLEAIQVVRDMLGATSGLKAAAGTIRGDFSSSRQMNLVHASDGPDAASREIDLYFQAEEVLDYAPVLTPWMRADDE; encoded by the coding sequence ATGCAACGTACGCTGGTTCTGTTGAAGCCTGACTGTGTCGAACGACGTCTGATTGGTCGCATCATCGGCCGTTTCGAGGACAAGGGCCTCAACATTGTGGCGATGAAGCTGATCCGCATTACCCCGGATCTCGCCAAGCAGCACTACGCCGAACACGTCAGCAAGCCATTCTATCCTGGCCTGGAAGCCTTCATCACCGCCGCCCCAGTGGTCGCCATGGTGCTGGAAGGTCTCGAAGCCATTCAGGTTGTTCGCGACATGCTGGGTGCCACCAGTGGTTTGAAGGCTGCCGCCGGTACGATCCGTGGCGACTTCAGCAGCAGCCGCCAGATGAACCTGGTTCACGCTTCGGACGGCCCCGACGCCGCCTCGCGTGAAATCGATCTCTACTTCCAGGCTGAAGAAGTCCTGGACTACGCTCCTGTTCTGACCCCTTGGATGCGAGCCGACGACGAGTAA
- a CDS encoding sialate O-acetylesterase encodes MIPFIRTRLAYCIAPLFFVVLCASSPAQEGQRSPSETSAQGVDETRPVQVYILLGQSNMVGAGKIGPAETDGTLEHAVKQKGKYPYLIDEKGNWSERNDVRNVRVMGSGTKPMKQLNNEWMTVKGRTIGPELGIGHILGDATDAPVLILKSCIGNRSLGWDLLPPGSECYEFEDKGKTWTYAGYKQSPMRWEKGTQPQPITWYAGMQYDGDIANAKQVLSELEKYYPGATSYEIAGFFFWQGDKDRYDAGLASHYEANLVRFIQQLRQDFKAPNAKFVCATLGQTAQGATGNEGLILNAQLAVDGRSSKYPEFQGNVATVYTHPISHGGASNGHYGGNAETYMDVGEAMGKAMVELNRR; translated from the coding sequence ATGATCCCTTTCATCCGAACTCGTCTCGCTTACTGCATTGCGCCTCTGTTCTTCGTGGTGCTGTGTGCATCCTCGCCTGCCCAGGAGGGGCAGCGTTCGCCATCGGAAACTAGTGCCCAAGGTGTGGATGAGACGAGGCCGGTTCAGGTTTACATCTTGCTCGGTCAATCGAATATGGTCGGAGCCGGGAAAATTGGACCGGCTGAGACGGACGGCACGCTGGAACACGCGGTGAAGCAAAAGGGAAAATACCCCTATCTTATCGACGAGAAAGGGAACTGGAGCGAGCGGAATGACGTTCGCAATGTGCGAGTCATGGGGAGTGGCACTAAGCCCATGAAGCAATTAAATAACGAATGGATGACGGTGAAAGGACGTACCATTGGTCCGGAACTTGGCATCGGCCATATCCTGGGCGATGCGACGGATGCCCCGGTTTTGATTCTGAAGAGCTGCATCGGCAACCGTTCGCTCGGTTGGGACTTGTTGCCACCAGGCAGCGAATGCTACGAGTTCGAGGACAAGGGAAAGACCTGGACCTACGCAGGCTACAAGCAATCGCCCATGCGCTGGGAGAAAGGTACCCAGCCGCAGCCAATCACCTGGTACGCAGGCATGCAGTACGACGGTGACATCGCCAACGCCAAGCAAGTCTTATCTGAACTCGAAAAGTACTACCCTGGCGCAACCAGCTACGAAATCGCGGGGTTCTTTTTTTGGCAAGGAGACAAAGATCGCTATGACGCAGGTCTCGCCAGTCATTACGAAGCGAATCTCGTGCGATTCATTCAGCAGCTTCGCCAAGATTTCAAAGCACCTAACGCCAAGTTCGTCTGTGCGACACTCGGCCAAACCGCACAAGGAGCCACCGGAAACGAGGGTCTGATCCTGAATGCTCAACTCGCAGTCGACGGACGAAGCAGCAAATACCCTGAGTTCCAGGGGAACGTGGCTACTGTCTACACGCACCCCATCAGCCACGGCGGCGCATCGAACGGCCACTACGGAGGCAACGCGGAGACGTACATGGACGTCGGCGAAGCCATGGGTAAAGCAATGGTGGAACTGAATCGCCGGTGA